The following coding sequences lie in one Saimiri boliviensis isolate mSaiBol1 chromosome 6, mSaiBol1.pri, whole genome shotgun sequence genomic window:
- the FUT4 gene encoding alpha-(1,3)-fucosyltransferase 4 → MRRLCGAARVPSGAGWEREWAEAPQEAPRALSGRPGRGPRGGKGWAAPGWASWPARLALAARPAQPSGGAAPGPRPWDPGTAPSRSLASGERQRRPEPPRQHESRGGSSTPADAWRAEAAPRVRAMGAAAAAAGGRRGWRGGRGLPWTVWALAAAGLTCTALVAYACWAQLPPLPWASPTPPRPVGVLLWWEPFGRRGGAAARPPPDCRLRFHISGCRLLTDRATYGEAQAVLFHHRDLVVGPPDWPPPWGVRARTAEALEPRALDYEAAAAAAEALATSGPRPPGQRWVWMNFESPSHSPGLRGLARNLFNWTLSYRADSDVFVPYGYLYPRSHPGQQPSGLTPPLSRKQGLVAWVVSHWDERQARVRYYHQLSQHVAVDVFGRGGPGQPVPETGLLHTVARYKFYLAFENSQHLDYITEKLWRNALLAGAVPVVLGPDRANYERFMPRGAFIHVDDFPSASSLATYLLFLDRNPAVYLRYFHWRRSYAVHITSFWDEPWCRVCQAVQRAGDRPKSIGNLASWFER, encoded by the coding sequence ATGAGGCGCCTGTGCGGTGCGGCCCGCGTGCCCTCGGGCGCGGGGTGGGAGAGGGAGTGGGCAGAGGCGCCGCAGGAGGCTCCCCGGGCCCTGTCTGGCCGGCCGGGCCGCGGGCCCCGCGGAGGGAAGGGCTGGGCGGCCCCCGGCTGGGCTTCCTGGCCAGCTCGCCTTGCCCTGGCGGCGCGCCCCGCCCAGCCCTCGGGAGGAGCCGCGCCGGGCCCGCGGCCTTGGGATCCCGGGACCGCCCCCTCCCGCTCCCTGGCCAGCGGCGAGCGGCAGAGGAGGCCGGAGCCGCCGCGGCAGCATGAGAGCCGGGGCGGCTCCTCCACGCCTGCGGACGCGTGGCGAGCGGAGGCAGCGCCGCGGGTTCGCGCCatgggggcggcggcggcggcggcgggcgggcggcgcGGGTGGCGCGGAGGACGGGGGCTGCCGTGGACCGTCTGGGCGCTGGCGGCCGCTGGCTTGACGTGCACCGCGCTGGTCGCCTACGCCTGCTGGGCACAGCTGCCGCCGCTGCCCTGGGCGTCGCCGACCCCGCCGCGGCCGGTGGGCGTGCTGCTGTGGTGGGAGCCCTTCGGGAGGCGCGGCGGCGCCGCCGCGAGGCCGCCCCCCGACTGCCGGCTGCGCTTCCACATCAGCGGCTGCCGCCTGCTGACCGACCGCGCGACCTACGGCGAGGCTCAGGCCGTGCTTTTCCACCACCGCGACCTCGTGGTGGGACCCCCCGACTGGCCCCCGCCCTGGGGCGTCCGGGCGCGCACTGCGGAGGCGCTGGAGCCGCGCGCGTTGGACtacgaggcggcggcggcggcggccgaaGCCCTGGCGACCTCCGGCCCCAGGCCTCCGGGGCAGCGCTGGGTTTGGATGAACTTCGAGTCGCCTTCGCACTCCCCGGGGCTGCGAGGCCTGGCAAGGAACCTCTTCAACTGGACGCTCTCCTACCGGGCGGACTCGGACGTCTTCGTGCCTTACGGCTACCTCTACCCCAgaagccatcctggccaacagccGTCAGGCCTGACCCCGCCGCTGTCCCGGAAACAGGGGCTGGTGGCCTGGGTGGTGAGCCACTGGGACGAGCGCCAGGCCCGGGTCCGCTACTACCACCAGCTGAGCCAGCACGTGGCCGTGGACGTGTTCGGCCGAGGCGGGCCCGGGCAGCCGGTGCCCGAGACCGGGCTCCTGCACACGGTGGCCCGCTACAAGTTCTACCTGGCTTTCGAGAACTCGCAGCACCTGGATTATATCACCGAGAAGCTCTGGCGCAACGCGTTGCTCGCCGGGGCGGTGCCAGTGGTGCTGGGCCCAGACCGTGCCAACTACGAGCGCTTCATGCCCCGCGGCGCCTTCATCCACGTGGACGACTTCCCAAGTGCCTCCTCCCTGGCCACTTACTTGCTTTTCCTCGACCGCAACCCTGCCGTCTATCTCCGCTACTTCCACTGGCGCCGGAGCTACGCTGTCCACATCACCTCCTTCTGGGACGAGCCTTGGTGCCGGGTCTGCCAGGCTGTGCAGAGGGCTGGGGACCGgcccaaaagcataggcaacttGGCCAGCTGGTTTGAGCGGTGA